From the genome of Lentilactobacillus buchneri, one region includes:
- a CDS encoding IS30-like element ISLpl1 family transposase: MSSITYSERIKIETFCELGLSNIQMGVRLNRSPSTISYELSRCQPYQAELAQTDAEYKRSRCGRKTKLSDELKQKILNHLRLSWSPGMIAHEFKLATKSIYNWLNQGRIDFSLNDLPEHGVRQRRNVDQRSKYNQSLGRSIEQRPMMINQRNRIGDFELDTVVGPRGHSKAVLLTLIDRKSRFLWAYRLKDRTTATVNEALTKFLTTFNGPVHSFTVDRGTEFSGLVSLESQYGIKTYYCHAYTPAERGSNERFNRNLRYFYPKGTYFEHISAQGLKTTLLEINQRPLKILDWQTPYQVMLTNLSKNSD, from the coding sequence TTGTCTAGTATAACCTATTCCGAACGAATTAAAATCGAAACCTTTTGTGAACTAGGGCTGTCCAATATCCAAATGGGCGTTCGGCTGAACCGATCACCGTCAACAATTTCTTATGAATTATCTCGATGTCAACCTTATCAGGCTGAATTAGCACAAACAGATGCCGAATACAAGCGATCACGATGTGGTCGGAAAACTAAGCTGAGCGATGAGTTAAAGCAAAAAATTCTCAACCATTTACGTCTAAGCTGGTCACCAGGAATGATTGCTCACGAATTTAAACTAGCTACTAAATCTATTTATAATTGGCTAAATCAGGGGAGAATTGATTTCTCCTTGAATGATCTACCTGAACATGGCGTACGCCAACGGCGTAACGTTGACCAACGATCCAAATATAATCAATCTTTGGGGCGATCAATTGAACAGCGTCCCATGATGATTAATCAACGTAATCGCATCGGCGATTTTGAACTAGATACAGTCGTTGGTCCTCGTGGGCATAGTAAGGCAGTTTTATTAACTTTAATCGATCGCAAATCACGGTTCCTTTGGGCATACCGGTTAAAAGATCGGACGACAGCGACTGTTAATGAAGCACTAACTAAGTTCCTAACCACTTTTAATGGTCCGGTGCACAGCTTTACTGTGGACCGTGGCACTGAGTTTAGTGGGCTAGTATCACTTGAATCACAATATGGTATTAAGACCTATTACTGCCATGCTTATACGCCAGCTGAGCGCGGCAGTAATGAACGATTTAATCGGAACTTACGCTATTTTTATCCTAAGGGGACTTATTTTGAGCACATTAGTGCTCAAGGCTTGAAAACCACCTTACTCGAAATTAATCAGAGACCACTTAAAATACTTGACTGGCAAACACCTTATCAGGTCATGCTGACCAATTTGTCAAAAAATTCGGATTAA